CTATCTGCCCTAGTACTATAGTAACAGTATCGACTAGTTCACATTATTAAGTCAGCACATTCTGCTTCTGCAATTCCTTTGCAGTATCGATATCGATCAGAATGTAATGTTTATTTTCTATATATGGTACAATTGGTACAAAAGTACAAACgcatttattttataggtaaatgccacacaataaatattattttatcgtaATTCAAAATGGTTTTGATCCGCTGGAAGTATAAGACAGTGTACTATCTTCAAGATTGGTACCAAATATTCGCAACCCTGTGTCCCAAATGTAACTGGCCAGCGTGTTCATCTATCTTTATGTAGCGTAGCGTTCCAAAAGCGTATATACGAAACGAGAGCAGTGCACTTGAGCACACGTGTCGTTGATCAAAAGGCGGCGGACGCGTAGGTACACTGAACTATACTGTATGCAGTGATGTGCATTGAAATTGCGCAGTTTTTAGTACACGGGGCGGAGACCTGTGCTCGTGTCAACGACCCGCCGTTTATATTCAACGTAAAATGAAAAGACTCATGAGATAAGAAAGAAACACTGACAATGGGAGTTGCCTGTAGCGTTTGTTGTGAAATGGAGGTTATCGTGCAGAACCGGGTAACGGCATCTCGTGGGTTAGTGCTTGTAGGTCAGGTGAGCGCTGAGGTGCATATCCGCCCGTAGGCTCGTAGCGGACACCGGTACACTCTTTACCCTAACATCCATTAGTTAATCAATTGTGACGTTTTCATTCCAATGATACGCGAATGTACGATTTTGGAATaacatgtttgtttattttgtttatacatatacattacACCTACCTATTCGTTTCGTAGTAGAGCAACAACAAATGCGCATTAAGCGCATTATATGGGAAACATGTTTACTTTGAAGTGAGAATAGTTGAGTCATAATAAGATATAACTTTTGTTACTATTTAGATATAACATGATAATTATACatctatatttaaatttatgggACTTTAGTCGTTTATGATAGTATCCACTGCCTACACTATCatctattttattgttatagTGTGCAATTAGGAATCCCTATTTCGTTGATATAAATCATATAAAGTCGAATATTGTATTGCTGTTGTTATGCTTAATTTAGCTCCATTAGCTCTACCAATTAGTCGAGTCAGTTTATTGAGTATATTTagaagaaataaaacaaaagtgcAGAGTACAGGTGGTAAAAActgaatacatatattataaaacacatTTTGTCATAACATAATACATACAAGTACAATGAAACAATAATATCTTTATGTACATAAAAAACGTATCCCTAACAACACTTAATCTATTTGCACCCTTATTAACATTTCCTGAATAAATAATGCTCTACAACATTCAGATCGAAACCGTTCATATCCAATAACAAAactgtataatattattatgctaTGGGCATTTTTACTTAATATACCTTTAACAGCCTATGAGCCGTCGTCACAAAACCGAAAGTTTATGTCAAATGCCATTCGTTTCGTCACAAATTTAAGTAAGGCTTTAAAGTAAGCAAAATGTGAATGCCTGTGTCAACATAAATAGACTCAGACGGGTGACTTGTTGTCTTGCAATGGGACTTCTTCGGGTGCCGTTGCATTTCCATTCGCGACTCTCTCGTTCGCAGGCCTGGGAGACGAGCTAAACCGTTTCTTGATTGAACTCCAGTTCTTCTTTATGGTTACTCCTGCTACTACTACCACCATGGCAGCTACGATAATGCCGATTACGCTTTTGTCCACTCCTCCGGTTTTAGTGTCAGATGTGGTTGCTCCAACCTTTACGTTCGCGTCAGCCTCAGTAGCATCTTGATGGGTATCGCTTACGGGTTTATCTGAAGACACAGTTTCGCCTTCTGACGGTATATTGTCTGCAGCCACACGCAAGGAAAAGTTGTTAACAAATGATCCGCTTTCGCTATTTGCGTTATCGTTGGATGACTGCACTTCCGTTGGAGTTTCCTCTGTACCTGAATCGACATCAGTGTCATTGGTTTCCTTAGGTATTTCGGGATCTATCAGAGTTCCAGGTAATTTAGCTTCCGATTCCAAAAGCAATTCTTCCTCGTTATTTATAGGTTTATCTGTGTCACACTCGTACATGTCCGATCCGCATGAACTGGTGCATATGGTTACTAAAGACATTTTTAGCTTGTTGCAAATATCTTCCTTCAGTTCTACAGTACTGGTGGCAAGGGTCAATGTACGAAGCGATTCGAAGTTGGAAAACGTGTCTGCGTCAAGCACCtgaaaaataaagaaatgaatcttattaataaatatttacagaAGTAATTTTTGTAAATACATATACGATACTCTGGAAAAAAGTTGACGCGCCCATAATAATATTAGCGTTgtgaattataatttataactggTCCTTTAAGCTACATATGTTATATTCTTTCTGTATATCTGAGTTAGTTTAGTATTTGTCCGTTATAAACTAATTTTccttttttcataataaaataatctacTCGTTCTGCTTCCGCGTTAGTGCCTTTTTATAAGAGCCATAACAGGGCAATAACTATATTTTTGAGTTTAAATACGTTCCTCACGACCCTGTACAAGTATGGTTAACTACGAGTTACTTAATTGCCACACGGAAGGTGTCAAATGATTGAAGTTATAAATGTTTTGGAATGTACTTTTAAGTATATTCGTTTTCTTTTTCCTTGACCATCATCTGGAAAATAGATCTGCAAGTTTGGTAAAGCAtaattaggtattaggtactatcactacaccttataaaacaaagtcaccCACCGCGTCTATCtctttgtatgtatgtatgtatgtatgtttgcgatattaaactcaaaaactactgaacggatttttatgccattttcatctatcaatagagtgattcttgaggaagcttaaggtgtataatttgttaagattttgtgtaTCCCGTGCGAAGTCGGGCCGGGTCGCAAGtactattttaaaactaagttCTTGTTCGGGGAGTAAATCGATTAAAGGCTTCTCGCTCCTAATAAACACCgtggtataaatacttaaatgaaTGCAGCTATTAGGTCTGCTAGGTACTTGAAACTGTCAAGACGCCCCGAAAGCTTTAATATTCAAATTTAACCTAAACTCCTAGAGTAAGTAGTGCGTCTACATGATGCACATTTACGGACttattaattttgtaataaaatatagagtatacaaataaattaaGGACTGCCTCAACCACACCGCTCTGCTTAAaggatttaaaaaaaccgggcaagtgcgagtcggactcgcgcacgaagggttccgtaccataatgaaaaaaaaaaaaaaaaaaaagaaagcaaaaaaaaaaacggtcacccatccaaatactgaccactcccgacgttgcttaactttggtcaaaaatcacgtttgttgtatgggagccccatttaaatctatattttattctgtttttagtatttgttgttatagcggcaacagaaatacatcatctgtgaaaatttaaactgtctagctatcacggttcgtgagatacagcctggtgacaaacggacggacggacggacggacatcgaagtcttagtaatagggtcccgtttaacccttagggtacggaaccctaaaaaatatattaccgTTCTCATGTCGTTGCCACCCAAATCCAACTCCTCTAACTTGTTGAGTAGCAAACTGTTCCTTAGGTCGCTCGGATATTCTATCAAACGATTGTTTGCTAGTTTCAGAACTGTTAAATTAGGTAGCTCGCTTATTGACTGAAAACAGATGAAAATCGAATTAATTATGATATACAATTTAACCATCACAAATTCAAGTGTAATTTTAATACCTTCTTAGGTAATACTCACTCCAGATTTAAGTTCCATGATAGAGTTGTTATCTGCATC
The genomic region above belongs to Cydia splendana chromosome 13, ilCydSple1.2, whole genome shotgun sequence and contains:
- the LOC134796131 gene encoding uncharacterized protein LOC134796131 — translated: MKLKCIHLLIVVLVSCGAVVAQNEDELPNPLENDNQFPPENHVEGDEVVEGSGDSTTETTTDSSPVLEAIQPTNQLVEEASKAPDSEIPCPARCSCMTEGDAFTVDCAGFDLTEFPTPIDEKTTVLKLRNNKLTEIPKSISSLKNLKVLDADNNSIMELKSGSISELPNLTVLKLANNRLIEYPSDLRNSLLLNKLEELDLGGNDMRTVLDADTFSNFESLRTLTLATSTVELKEDICNKLKMSLVTICTSSCGSDMYECDTDKPINNEEELLLESEAKLPGTLIDPEIPKETNDTDVDSGTEETPTEVQSSNDNANSESGSFVNNFSLRVAADNIPSEGETVSSDKPVSDTHQDATEADANVKVGATTSDTKTGGVDKSVIGIIVAAMVVVVAGVTIKKNWSSIKKRFSSSPRPANERVANGNATAPEEVPLQDNKSPV